From the Brassica napus cultivar Da-Ae unplaced genomic scaffold, Da-Ae ScsIHWf_2163;HRSCAF=2816, whole genome shotgun sequence genome, one window contains:
- the LOC125600251 gene encoding pentatricopeptide repeat-containing protein At4g36680, mitochondrial-like produces the protein MAASRLSLRHLRRFTTTTGDAATTVLESTKISASKAKSILRKQHDPDKALEIYSNVSNHSASPVSSRYAQELTVRRLAKCNRFSDIEALIESHKDDPRIKEEPFYSTLIRSYGRASMLDHAVKAFEEMGRHETPRTAVSFNALLTACLNSQNFEKVPQLFDEMPQRYSTIVPDRVSYGILIKSYCDAGSPEKAIEIMREMEGKRNMEVTTIAFTTILGSLYKNGKVELAESLWNEMVKKGIEFDSAAYNVRLMNAQKEGPERVWELIEEMSVKGLKPDTISYNYLMTAYCEKGMLDEAKKVFEGLKRNRCAPNAATFRTLVFHLCDSGLYEQGYAIFKKSVGMNKIPDFNTLQHLAVGLVRNKKVNDAKGLIRTVKKKFPPSFLNAWKKLEEELGLDTKPDASSTPA, from the coding sequence ATGGCTGCATCCCGTCTCTCCCTCCGCCACCTCCGCCgcttcaccaccaccaccggagATGCCGCGACCACCGTCCTAGAGTCCACCAAGATCTCCGCCTCCAAAGCGAAGAGCATCCTCCGCAAACAGCACGACCCCGACAAAGCCCTCGAGATCTACTCCAACGTCTCCAACCACTCCGCCTCCCCCGTCTCCTCCCGCTACGCCCAGGAGCTCACCGTCCGCCGCCTCGCGAAATGCAACCGATTCTCCGACATCGAAGCCCTGATCGAGTCCCACAAGGACGACCCGAGGATAAAGGAGGAGCCTTTCTACTCCACGCTCATCAGATCCTACGGAAGAGCCTCGATGCTCGATCACGCCGTCAAGGCTTTCGAGGAGATGGGTCGGCACGAGACGCCGAGGACAGCTGTCTCCTTCAACGCCTTGCTAACGGCGTGTCTTAACTCTCAGAACTTTGAGAAAGTCCCCCAActgttcgacgaaatgcctCAGAGGTATAGCACCATCGTCCCCGATAGAGTCTCTTACGGGATATTGATTAAGTCGTATTGCGACGCTGGCTCGCCGGAGAAAGCTATCGAGATTATGAGAGAGATGGAAGGTAAACGAAACATGGAGGTTACCACCATTGCTTTCACTACGATCTTAGGTTCTTTGTATAAGAATGGTAAAGTTGAGTTAGCAGAGAGCTTGTGGAACGAGATGGTTAAGAAAGGAATTGAATTTGATAGTGCAGCGTATAACGTTCGTTTAATGAATGCTCAGAAAGAGGGTCCTGAGAGAGTATGGGAGTTGATCGAGGAGATGAGTGTTAAGGGCTTGAAGCCTGATACGATTAGTTACAACTATCTTATGACGGCGTATTGCGAGAAGGGGATGTTGGATGAGGCTAAGAAAGTGTTTGAAGGGCTTAAGAGAAACAGGTGTGCTCCTAACGCGGCTACGTTTAGGACGTTGGTGTTTCATCTGTGTGACAGTGGTTTGTATGAGCAAGGGTACGCGATCTTCAAGAAGAGTGTGGGTATGAACAAGATTCCTGATTTTAACACTTTGCAGCATTTGGCTGTTGGGTTGGTGAGGAACAAGAAGGTGAATGACGCTAAAGGGTTGATTAGGACGGTGAAGAAGAAGTTTCCTCCGAGTTTCTTGAATGCGTGGAAGAAACTTGAGGAGGAACTTGGGCTGGATACGAAACCCGATGCTTCTTCGACTCCTGCTTAG
- the LOC125600250 gene encoding splicing factor U2af large subunit A-like isoform X1, giving the protein MSDFEDHEGNGTAVDGFEADDNGGRGGEIEDQTDSKSQGETRDNERESSRSKDREREKGSVDRSRDRSKERSRDRDRERRSRHRDRSRDRGDRRDRGSRDRDDDYRRGSRDRDYDRRRDDRGDRRRHRSRSRSKDRSRRRSRSRSPSKTKRVSGFDMAPPASAMLAAGAAVTGQVPPPPPTLPPAGMFPNIFPLQTGQAFGGLPMMPIQAMTQQATRHARRVYVGGLSPVANEQSVATFFSQVMAAVGGNTAGPGDAVVNVYINHEKKFAFVEMRSVEEASNAMSLDGIIFEGAPVKVRRPSDYNPSLAASLGPSQPSPHLNLAAVGLTPGASGGLEGPDRIFVGGLPYYFTEAQVRELLESFGALKGFDLVKDRETGNSKGYAFCVYQDVAVTDIACVALNGIKMGDKTLTVRRANQGSMQPKPEQESVLLHAQQQIAFQMNMFQPGPVATTVVCLTQVVTEDELKDDEEFEDIMEDMRQEGGKFGMLTSVVIPRPSPSGEPVPGLGKVFLKYVDTEGSSRARSGMNGRKFGGNEVVAVFYPEDKFDQGEYGA; this is encoded by the exons ATGTCTGACTTCGAAGATCACGAGGGAAACGGGACAGCTGTTGACGGCTTCGAGGCCGATGATAACGGCGGCCGCGGCGGAGAAATCGAGGATCAAACAGACTCGAAATCTCAG GGAGAAACACGTGACAATGAAAGAGAGTCTTCAAGAAGTAAagacagagaaagagagaagggaTCTGTAGATCGAAGCAGAGACAGAAGCAAGGAGAGAAGTAGAGACAGGGATCGTGAGCGTCGTAGCCGCCACAGGGATCGTAGTAGAGACCGTGGTGATAGAAGAGACCGTGGTAGTAGAGACCGCGATGATGACTACCGCAGAGGCAGCCGTGACCGTGACTATGATAG gcGTAGAGATGACAGAGGAGATAGACGCCGTCATAGGTCTCGTTCGCGTTCCAAGGATAGATCTAGGCGCAGATCAAGGTCTCGCTCTCCATCAAAAAC CAAACGGGTCAGTGGATTCGATATGGCACCTCCAGCCTCTGCAATGTTAGCTGCTGGTGCTGCTGTTACAG GCCAagttcctccaccaccaccaactCTTCCTCCGGCTGGAATGTTTCCCAACATATTCCCTTTACAGACTGGACAG GCATTCGGTGGACTCCCTATGATGCCAATTCAGGCTATGACACAGCAG GCGACTAGGCATGCTCGCAGAGTCTACGTTGGTGGGCTTTCCCCTGTGGCTAATGAACAG TCTGTGGCTACATTCTTTAGTCAAGTTATGGCTGCGGTTGGTGGAAACACCGCTGGTCCAGGTGATGCCGTCGTCAATGTTTACATAAACCACGAGAAGAAGTTTGCTTTTGTGGAGATGAGATCCGTTGAAGAGGCTAGTAACGCAATGTCCTTGGATGGCATTATATTTGAG GGAGCTCCAGTGAAGGTGAGGAGACCTAGTGACTATAACCCATCTCTAGCTGCATCTCTTGGCCCAAGCCAGCCCAGTCCCCATCTAAACTTAGCTGCTGTTGGTCTGACTCCAGGTGCTTCCGGCGGTCTCGAAGGCCCAGACCGTATCTTCGTCGGTGGACTTCCATATTACTTCACCGAGGCACAAGTCAGGGAGCTGCTGGAAAGCTTTGGAGCCCTAAAGGGGTTTGACCTCGTCAAAGATCGAGAAACTGGGAACTCCAAAGGATACGCCTTCTGTGTGTACCAAGATGTCGCCGTTACAGATATTGCCTGCGTTGCTCTGAACGGTATTAAAATGGGAGACAAGACTCTCACTGTGAGACGCGCTAACCAGGGATCAATGCAGCCAAAACCTGAACAGGAGAGTGTGTTGTTGCATGCACAGCAGCAGATTGCTTTTCAG ATGAATATGTTCCAGCCGGGTCCAGTGGCAACTACAGTTGTATGTTTGACTCAAGTTGTTACTGAGGATGAGCTTAAAGACGATGAGGAGTTTGAAGATATAATGGAAGACATGAGACAAGAAGGCGGAAAGTTTG GTATGTTGACCAGCGTTGTGATTCCGCGTCCTAGCCCCAGCGGTGAGCCAGTGCCAGGCCTTGGCAAG GTGTTCTTGAAGTATGTTGATACTGAAGGTTCGTCGAGGGCAAGAAGCGGGATGAATGGTAGGAAGTTTGGAGGGAATGAAGTGGTTGCTGTATTTTATCCAGAAGACAAGTTTGATCAGGGAGAGTATGGAGCCTGA
- the LOC125600250 gene encoding splicing factor U2af large subunit A-like isoform X2: MGDKTLTVRRANQGSMQPKPEQESVLLHAQQQIAFQMNMFQPGPVATTVVCLTQVVTEDELKDDEEFEDIMEDMRQEGGKFGMLTSVVIPRPSPSGEPVPGLGKVFLKYVDTEGSSRARSGMNGRKFGGNEVVAVFYPEDKFDQGEYGA; the protein is encoded by the exons ATGGGAGACAAGACTCTCACTGTGAGACGCGCTAACCAGGGATCAATGCAGCCAAAACCTGAACAGGAGAGTGTGTTGTTGCATGCACAGCAGCAGATTGCTTTTCAG ATGAATATGTTCCAGCCGGGTCCAGTGGCAACTACAGTTGTATGTTTGACTCAAGTTGTTACTGAGGATGAGCTTAAAGACGATGAGGAGTTTGAAGATATAATGGAAGACATGAGACAAGAAGGCGGAAAGTTTG GTATGTTGACCAGCGTTGTGATTCCGCGTCCTAGCCCCAGCGGTGAGCCAGTGCCAGGCCTTGGCAAG GTGTTCTTGAAGTATGTTGATACTGAAGGTTCGTCGAGGGCAAGAAGCGGGATGAATGGTAGGAAGTTTGGAGGGAATGAAGTGGTTGCTGTATTTTATCCAGAAGACAAGTTTGATCAGGGAGAGTATGGAGCCTGA